The Haloplanus salinarum genome includes a region encoding these proteins:
- a CDS encoding PHP-associated domain-containing protein — translation MHVKVLDEDVVERAKARDIDALVYAPHFTRLPTIRERAARFSDDELLVVPAREVFTGPWYARRHLLAIGLEDPVPDFVSFEGALAAFDRQDAAVLVPHPEMLNVSCSRAEVAAHADAVHAVETYNAKCLPPQNRRCRAVARETGLPGFGSSYAHLRRTVGEVWTRFEDPLDSEAALVEALRTGAPRRVVHRGGADHHLRGLAEFAHLGVENTWGKLDRLFLSGTEPTHPRHIAYDGRFDDVAVY, via the coding sequence ATGCACGTGAAGGTGCTCGACGAGGACGTCGTCGAGCGGGCGAAAGCCCGCGACATCGACGCACTCGTCTACGCGCCACATTTCACGCGCCTCCCGACCATCCGCGAGCGGGCCGCGCGGTTTTCGGACGACGAACTCCTGGTCGTGCCCGCACGGGAGGTGTTCACCGGACCGTGGTACGCCCGCCGCCACCTCCTCGCCATCGGCCTCGAGGATCCGGTCCCCGATTTCGTCAGTTTCGAGGGGGCGCTGGCGGCCTTCGACCGACAGGACGCCGCCGTCCTCGTGCCTCACCCCGAGATGCTGAACGTCAGTTGCTCCCGGGCGGAGGTGGCCGCCCACGCCGACGCCGTCCACGCCGTCGAGACGTACAACGCGAAATGTCTGCCGCCACAGAACCGGCGGTGTCGGGCGGTCGCCCGCGAGACCGGCCTCCCGGGGTTCGGATCGTCGTACGCCCACCTCCGGCGGACCGTCGGCGAGGTGTGGACGAGGTTCGAGGATCCCCTCGACTCGGAGGCGGCCCTCGTCGAGGCGCTGCGGACGGGGGCGCCGCGGCGCGTCGTCCACCGGGGCGGCGCCGACCACCACCTTCGCGGCCTCGCGGAGTTCGCTCACCTCGGCGTCGAGAACACGTGGGGGAAGCTGGATCGACTCTTCCTCTCGGGCACCGAGCCGACCCACCCCCGACACATCGCGTACGACGGTCGGTTCGACGACGTGGCCGTCTACTGA
- a CDS encoding metal-dependent hydrolase → MNKKGHVLNAALLSVGLGVVLAAPTALTAADALAVAETIAELSVPVVLGALFPDVDTAFGKHRKTLHNLFVLGVVAAFPVVFGNLQFVWIGIATHYLLDVVGSRRGIALFYPLTSQEWGLPSGVTTSSKYADLVTVVVTGLEIAVLAAVHVYVVPLGETAATMNALLA, encoded by the coding sequence GTGAACAAGAAAGGACACGTGCTCAACGCCGCGCTGTTGAGCGTCGGCTTGGGGGTCGTCCTCGCGGCGCCGACGGCGCTCACGGCGGCCGACGCACTCGCCGTCGCCGAAACGATCGCCGAACTCTCCGTGCCCGTGGTCCTCGGGGCGCTCTTCCCCGACGTCGACACCGCTTTCGGCAAGCACCGCAAGACGCTCCACAACCTGTTCGTCCTGGGGGTCGTCGCCGCCTTCCCCGTCGTCTTCGGGAACCTCCAGTTCGTCTGGATCGGCATCGCGACCCACTACCTCCTCGACGTGGTCGGGAGCCGTCGAGGGATCGCCCTCTTCTACCCGCTGACGAGCCAGGAGTGGGGACTCCCCAGCGGCGTGACGACCAGCAGCAAGTACGCGGACCTCGTGACGGTCGTCGTCACGGGACTCGAGATCGCCGTCCTCGCGGCCGTGCACGTCTACGTGGTGCCCCTGGGGGAGACGGCGGCCACGATGAACGCCCTCCTGGCGTGA
- a CDS encoding pyridoxal phosphate-dependent aminotransferase, translated as MDYDTPLFFHVMQYAAAADRDVIDLVSGGPDWEPPAPLREGLREFADADPAEFQYPPSDGLRALREEIAARRGVDVDRVVVTNGAGEANYLAMAGALERDAGNEILLTDPVYPYYPGKARMLGADVRLVPVAEDGGLDVAAMREAASADTAAVLVNTPNNPTGAVYDADTMAAVADLAAEHDAVLISDEVYDHYDFSGRFESALSVDGDRAVVTNSFSKSMAVTGLRVGYGIFPPELADAARTRHMLVNVTGARPSQAAVLRALRETGPEYYEASRDLLRERIDAFTDALDAAGAEYVVPEGAFYVFARFEGFPGTLENVERLVDEAGVACMPGDTFGSYDEWVRFALVSPRAEEAAERLADYDGF; from the coding sequence ATGGACTACGACACGCCGCTGTTCTTTCACGTCATGCAGTACGCGGCCGCCGCCGACCGCGACGTGATCGACCTGGTGAGCGGGGGGCCGGACTGGGAGCCGCCGGCCCCCCTCCGTGAGGGCCTCCGGGAGTTCGCCGACGCCGACCCCGCGGAGTTTCAGTATCCGCCGAGCGACGGCCTGCGCGCCCTCCGGGAGGAGATCGCCGCCCGCCGTGGCGTCGACGTCGACCGCGTGGTCGTCACGAACGGTGCGGGCGAGGCGAACTACCTCGCGATGGCGGGCGCGCTCGAACGCGACGCCGGCAACGAGATACTGCTGACCGATCCCGTCTACCCCTACTACCCGGGCAAGGCGCGGATGCTCGGGGCGGACGTGCGTCTCGTCCCCGTCGCCGAGGACGGCGGCCTCGACGTGGCGGCGATGCGCGAGGCGGCGAGTGCCGACACCGCCGCCGTCCTCGTCAACACGCCCAACAACCCGACCGGGGCGGTCTACGACGCCGACACGATGGCCGCGGTCGCCGACCTCGCGGCCGAGCACGACGCCGTCCTGATCTCCGACGAGGTGTACGACCACTACGACTTCTCCGGACGCTTCGAGAGCGCCCTGTCGGTCGACGGCGACCGCGCGGTCGTCACCAACTCCTTCTCGAAGTCGATGGCAGTGACCGGCCTCCGGGTGGGGTACGGGATCTTCCCCCCGGAACTCGCCGACGCCGCCCGCACGCGACACATGCTCGTGAACGTGACGGGCGCCCGCCCCTCGCAGGCCGCCGTCCTCCGGGCGCTCCGGGAGACCGGCCCCGAGTATTACGAGGCCTCGCGTGACCTGTTGCGCGAGCGCATCGACGCCTTCACCGACGCACTGGACGCCGCGGGCGCGGAGTACGTCGTCCCGGAGGGTGCGTTCTACGTCTTCGCTCGCTTCGAGGGGTTCCCCGGCACCTTGGAGAACGTCGAACGCCTCGTCGACGAGGCGGGCGTCGCCTGCATGCCCGGCGACACGTTCGGGAGCTACGACGAGTGGGTCCGCTTCGCGCTCGTCAGCCCGCGGGCCGAGGAGGCCGCCGAACGCCTGGCCGACTACGACGGGTTCTAG